From a single Apium graveolens cultivar Ventura chromosome 2, ASM990537v1, whole genome shotgun sequence genomic region:
- the LOC141700217 gene encoding uncharacterized protein LOC141700217: MRGEWNGLQALFLKDCPYAYYIHYLAHQLQLVITDLLCRALQQKSQDILNAMHLVSTTKMLIQKLRSDGWESLLENVRSFCERHTILIPDMNAPYFDVLKSLRRQGKHKQMVIMEHHYRVEIFTAVIDQRLQELNNRFSEQMTELLILSASLNLRDASTATSERAFSAMKIVKTSLRNRMEDEFLRDYLIVYIEKEIAETISAEDIIDSFYLIKERRAHLK, translated from the exons ATGCGTGGTGAGTGGAATGGGCTGCAAGCCTTGTTTCTTAAAGATTGTCCTTATGCATATTACATTCATTATCTAGCACATCAATTACAATTAGTTATTACTGATCTACTTTGTCGAGCATTACAACAAAAGTCTCAAGATATTTTAAATGCCATGCATCTGGTTTCTACTACAAAGATGTTGATTCAAAAATTGAGAAGTGATGGTTGGGAGAGTCTCTTAGAAAAtgtgagatcattttgtgaacgACATACTATCTTGATTCCAGATATGAATGCTCCCTACTTTGATGTGCTTAAATCTCTTCGTCGACAAGGAAAACATAAGCAAATGGTGATAATGGAACATCATTACCGAGTAGAAATCTTTACAGCTGTCATAGATCAACGATTACAGGAGCTAAATAATAGATTCAGTGAACAAATGACGGAGCTTCTCATTTTAAGTGCATCACTAAATCTTAGGGATG CATCTACTGCAACATCTGAACGAGCTTTTTCTGCTATGAAAATTGTGAAAACAAGTCTTCGCAATCGAATGGAAGATGAATTTCTTAGGGATTATTTGATAGTGTATATTGAAAAGGAGATTGCGGAGACCATTTCTGCCGAGGACATCattgattctttttatttgaTCAAAGAAAGGCGTGCACATCTCAAATAA